A stretch of Vigna angularis cultivar LongXiaoDou No.4 chromosome 4, ASM1680809v1, whole genome shotgun sequence DNA encodes these proteins:
- the LOC108331095 gene encoding LOB domain-containing protein 15 yields MSRERERFDEIGKKIKREGDVSSQMGRRHMLGPPGTLNTITPCAACKLLRRRCAQECPFSPYFSPHEPQKFASVHKVFGASNVSKMLMEVPECQRADAANSLVYEANVRLRDPVYGCMGAISGLQQQVQSLQAELNVVKAEILKYKLREAHMIPSSHVAMLPSSGVVSIAAPPPPPPPPPPLPPPSIPQTSSSSSMYIQLRDPTTYTTISSDNISYFG; encoded by the exons ATGTCCAGAGAAAG GGAGAGATTTGATGAGATAGGGAAGAAGATCAAAAGGGAAGGAGATGTTTCTTCTCAAATGGGAAGAAGACACATGTTAGGCCCTCCTGGAACCCTAAATACCATCACCCCTTGTGCAGCATGTAAGTTGTTGAGAAGAAGATGTGCCCAAGAATGTCCCTTTTCACCATATTTCTCTCCCCATGAGCCTCAAAAGTTTGCTTCAGTCCACAAAGTTTTTGGTGCCAGCAACGTCTCAAAGATGCTCATG GAAGTACCAGAGTGTCAGAGAGCCGATGCAGCAAATAGTCTAGTTTATGAAGCTAATGTGAGGCTAAGAGATCCTGTGTATGGATGCATGGGTGCAATTTCTGGTTTGCAGCAACAAGTTCAATCTTTACAAGCTGAACTTAACGTAGTGAAGGCTGAAATACTTAAATACAAACTCAGGGAAGCTCACATGATACCCTCCTCTCATGTTGCAATGCTTCCTTCATCTGGGGTTGTTTCAATCGCTGCTCCACCTCCAccacctcctccaccaccaccacttccACCTCCTTCTATTCCTCaaacttcttcctcttcttccatGTACATCCAACTCAGAGATCCCACCACTTACACCACAATTTCAAGTGATAATATCTCCTATTTTGGTTAA